One genomic window of Brienomyrus brachyistius isolate T26 chromosome 16, BBRACH_0.4, whole genome shotgun sequence includes the following:
- the prkra gene encoding interferon-inducible double-stranded RNA-dependent protein kinase activator A homolog isoform X1 — translation MSKDSFPSSAAKNCLIGSSVNLQPPPTECPGKTPIQILHEYGTKMGKIPVYVLEKEEGEAHQPTFVFNVTIGDVTCKGQGATKKAAKHQAAEDALHILQSESAINLLLVKTEDNVAEVEQNEQSNPIGILQELALQNGWRRPEYTFSEETGPPHKKEFTVTCRMESFTETGSGNSKKLAKKTAAEKMRARLRNLSSHPETRWAKPSVWLDSLRNSSGEKISMLRRSPLSVPNTDYVQMMLELAEEQGFEVTYFDIGELTVNGQYQCLVELSTTPIAVCHGTGISCSNAHNDAAHSALQYLKVVASAK, via the exons ATGTCCAAAGACAGCTTTCCATCTTCTGCTGCTAAGAACTGCCTGATTGGATCCAG TGTGAATCTGCAGCCTCCTCCGACTGAATGTCCTGGGAAGACGCCTATTCAAATTCTGCATGAATATGGGACAAAGATGGGGAAGATCCCAGTGTATGTTTTGGAAAAGGAAGAAGGTGAAGCGCATCAGCCGACTTTCGTCTTCAACGTGACCATAGGAGACGTTACTTGCAAAG GGCAAGGCGCAACTAAAAAAGCGGCGAAGCACCAGGCTGCAGAGGACGCCCTGCACATCTTACAGTCCGAATCGGCCATCAA CCTCCTGTTAGTGAAGACGGAAGATAATGTGGCAGAAGTTGAGCAAAATGAGCAATCCAACCCAATTGGGATCTTGCAG GAGCTTGCATTACAGAACGGGTGGCGTCGGCCTGAATATACTTTTTCTGAAGAGACAGGACCACCTCACAAAAAGGAGTTCACCGTGACTTGCAGAATGGAGTCCTTCACAGAGACTG GAAGCGGAAACTCCAAAAAGCTCGCGAAAAAAACCGCCGCTGAAAAAATGAGAGCTAGACTCCGAAACCTCTCCAGCCACCCCGAGACGCGCTGG GCTAAGCCCAGTGTCTGGCTGGATAGCCTGCGTAATTCGTCGGGAGAGAAAATTTCCATGCTGCGAAGAAGTCCCCTCAGTGTCCCCAACACCGACTACGTGCAGATGATGCTGGAACTGGCCGAGGAGCAGGGATTTGAGGTCACATACTTTGACATTG GCGAGCTGACGGTGAACGGGCAGTACCAGTGCCTGGTGGAACTCTCCACCACGCCCATCGCCGTGTGTCATGGCACGGGGATCTCCTGCAGTAATGCCCACAACGACGCGGCGCACAGTGCTCTGCAGTACCTGAAGGTGGTGGCCTCCGCGAAGTGA
- the prkra gene encoding interferon-inducible double-stranded RNA-dependent protein kinase activator A homolog isoform X2: protein MGKIPVYVLEKEEGEAHQPTFVFNVTIGDVTCKGQGATKKAAKHQAAEDALHILQSESAINLLLVKTEDNVAEVEQNEQSNPIGILQELALQNGWRRPEYTFSEETGPPHKKEFTVTCRMESFTETGSGNSKKLAKKTAAEKMRARLRNLSSHPETRWAKPSVWLDSLRNSSGEKISMLRRSPLSVPNTDYVQMMLELAEEQGFEVTYFDIGELTVNGQYQCLVELSTTPIAVCHGTGISCSNAHNDAAHSALQYLKVVASAK from the exons ATGGGGAAGATCCCAGTGTATGTTTTGGAAAAGGAAGAAGGTGAAGCGCATCAGCCGACTTTCGTCTTCAACGTGACCATAGGAGACGTTACTTGCAAAG GGCAAGGCGCAACTAAAAAAGCGGCGAAGCACCAGGCTGCAGAGGACGCCCTGCACATCTTACAGTCCGAATCGGCCATCAA CCTCCTGTTAGTGAAGACGGAAGATAATGTGGCAGAAGTTGAGCAAAATGAGCAATCCAACCCAATTGGGATCTTGCAG GAGCTTGCATTACAGAACGGGTGGCGTCGGCCTGAATATACTTTTTCTGAAGAGACAGGACCACCTCACAAAAAGGAGTTCACCGTGACTTGCAGAATGGAGTCCTTCACAGAGACTG GAAGCGGAAACTCCAAAAAGCTCGCGAAAAAAACCGCCGCTGAAAAAATGAGAGCTAGACTCCGAAACCTCTCCAGCCACCCCGAGACGCGCTGG GCTAAGCCCAGTGTCTGGCTGGATAGCCTGCGTAATTCGTCGGGAGAGAAAATTTCCATGCTGCGAAGAAGTCCCCTCAGTGTCCCCAACACCGACTACGTGCAGATGATGCTGGAACTGGCCGAGGAGCAGGGATTTGAGGTCACATACTTTGACATTG GCGAGCTGACGGTGAACGGGCAGTACCAGTGCCTGGTGGAACTCTCCACCACGCCCATCGCCGTGTGTCATGGCACGGGGATCTCCTGCAGTAATGCCCACAACGACGCGGCGCACAGTGCTCTGCAGTACCTGAAGGTGGTGGCCTCCGCGAAGTGA